From Selenomonas sp. AB3002, one genomic window encodes:
- a CDS encoding transposase codes for MNIVSQNHIFGEQLSSKISCFLEEFHVGKILKVCNAYKVRGFSVSNVFKVAFENAFRNKSFYQQEKMDSSVIPFAKDTFYRFMNSSCVNWRKFTLQLGKSIIQKIVPLTNENRRNVLIIDDSLLSRARSKNVELLAKVFDHVEHKYTRGFRMLTLGWSDGNSFLPLSHCLLSSANRVNRLQESSDKIDSRSNGGKQRKLAQTKATVVMQKLLAEAKSMEIPARYVLFDTWFCSPSSLVQVKELGFDAIAMVKKSENSHFLHDERMKSVMAIFRQSKKRPGCSKYLLSVEAAVVKDGKTLPVKLVFVRNRSNPKDYLILVSTDTCLSEEDIIQTYGKRWNIEVFFKICKSFLKLGKESHALSYDAMTSHVSVVFARYMMLSLEQRRNVDKRSIGELFYLAYDELQDLRYLDALVLLLKELIAKVKGKTFFMEKELDMMLDLFLENLPNLWNKCLKRCA; via the coding sequence ATGAACATTGTATCACAGAATCATATCTTTGGTGAACAACTTTCTTCAAAAATATCTTGTTTCCTGGAAGAATTCCATGTTGGCAAGATACTCAAGGTCTGCAATGCCTATAAGGTTCGCGGTTTCTCTGTAAGCAATGTGTTTAAGGTTGCATTCGAGAATGCCTTTCGCAACAAGTCCTTTTATCAGCAGGAAAAGATGGATTCATCTGTTATTCCCTTTGCTAAAGATACCTTTTACCGTTTCATGAATTCCAGTTGTGTCAACTGGCGCAAATTCACTCTGCAGCTTGGTAAATCCATCATTCAAAAAATTGTACCTCTTACCAATGAAAACCGGCGCAACGTGCTTATCATCGATGACTCCTTGTTAAGCAGGGCACGTTCCAAGAATGTGGAGCTGCTTGCCAAGGTGTTTGACCACGTCGAGCACAAGTATACGCGGGGGTTCCGCATGCTGACTCTCGGCTGGAGTGATGGGAATTCGTTTCTGCCACTCAGCCACTGTCTGCTTTCATCTGCCAATCGTGTCAATCGGCTGCAGGAGTCTTCGGATAAGATCGACTCGCGTAGCAACGGCGGGAAACAGCGCAAGCTGGCACAGACTAAGGCTACCGTTGTTATGCAGAAGCTCTTGGCTGAGGCAAAATCTATGGAGATTCCAGCCCGCTACGTTCTTTTTGACACCTGGTTCTGTTCACCGTCTTCCCTTGTTCAAGTCAAGGAACTCGGCTTCGATGCCATTGCTATGGTAAAAAAGTCTGAAAACAGTCATTTCCTTCATGACGAACGCATGAAGAGTGTAATGGCAATATTTCGCCAGTCTAAAAAGCGTCCTGGTTGCTCAAAGTATCTGCTTTCAGTAGAGGCGGCGGTGGTAAAGGACGGAAAAACTCTGCCAGTCAAACTCGTTTTCGTTAGGAACAGAAGCAACCCCAAGGACTATCTAATCTTGGTATCCACAGATACCTGTTTGTCTGAGGAAGACATCATCCAGACTTATGGAAAGCGCTGGAATATCGAGGTTTTCTTCAAGATATGCAAGTCATTCCTGAAACTTGGGAAAGAAAGCCACGCTCTGTCTTATGATGCAATGACATCACATGTATCCGTTGTATTTGCAAGGTATATGATGTTGTCACTAGAGCAGCGCCGGAATGTCGATAAACGGAGCATAGGTGAGCTATTCTATCTCGCTTATGACGAATTGCAGGATCTGCGTTATCTCGATGCCTTGGTGTTGCTCTTAAAAGAACTTATTGCTAAGGTAAAGGGAAAGACGTTTTTTATGGAAAAGGAACTGGACATGATGCTCGATTTGTTCTTGGAAAATCTGCCGAATTTATGGAACAAGTGTTTGAAACGTTGTGCATGA
- the glp gene encoding gephyrin-like molybdotransferase Glp, producing the protein MEGIELEQAVELLLAKANVPKETEEIPLSEALGRTLAEDMRADFDNPPFDRSPLDGYAIIAADTVDATREKPARLRIVGEECAGDFFAGAINSGEALRIMTGGAMPRGTDAVIRQEDVAVADGMLEVPYPLRHHENYCFAGEDIKQGTLLIRQGEVLDAPRIGVLASQGRAKVKVCRRPRIVLGGTGDELLQPGEPLSPGKIYNSNLYLLAARLQELGAETKILGIIPDNPEEAAEKLRSCLDRADLLLTTGGVSVGKKDIMHEVIKLLPAQRLFWGVQMKPGYPLLAYAAEKTLGVALSGNPFAAYTTFELIARPLIDKLAGRAPRPFPRVRATLKDVFPKASHGRRFIRAHYEIATGAVSIPGQHSSGSLFSAVGCNALIDLPAGTGKLKAGDKVEVLLL; encoded by the coding sequence ATGGAAGGAATCGAATTGGAACAGGCCGTGGAACTGTTGCTGGCAAAAGCAAATGTTCCTAAGGAAACGGAAGAAATCCCCCTGTCAGAGGCCTTAGGCCGCACCCTGGCTGAAGATATGCGGGCAGATTTCGACAATCCCCCCTTTGACCGTTCCCCCCTGGACGGCTATGCCATCATCGCCGCCGACACGGTTGATGCCACCAGGGAAAAACCTGCCCGCCTCCGCATTGTGGGCGAGGAATGCGCCGGGGATTTCTTTGCCGGTGCCATCAATTCCGGCGAAGCCCTGCGCATCATGACCGGCGGGGCCATGCCCCGAGGGACTGATGCGGTGATACGGCAGGAAGATGTGGCAGTTGCAGACGGCATGCTGGAAGTGCCCTATCCCCTCAGGCACCATGAGAACTACTGCTTCGCAGGAGAGGATATCAAGCAGGGCACCCTGCTCATCAGGCAGGGGGAAGTGCTGGACGCCCCCCGCATCGGCGTGCTGGCCAGCCAGGGCAGGGCAAAAGTCAAAGTCTGCCGCCGCCCCCGCATTGTCCTGGGCGGCACGGGGGACGAACTGCTGCAGCCAGGAGAGCCGCTCTCCCCCGGCAAGATCTACAACAGCAACCTCTACCTGTTGGCTGCCCGCCTGCAGGAACTGGGGGCGGAGACAAAAATCCTGGGCATTATCCCCGATAACCCTGAAGAAGCTGCAGAAAAGCTGCGCTCCTGCCTTGACCGGGCTGACCTGCTGCTGACCACTGGCGGAGTTTCCGTAGGCAAGAAAGACATCATGCACGAGGTCATCAAATTGCTCCCTGCCCAAAGGCTTTTCTGGGGAGTGCAGATGAAGCCCGGCTATCCCCTGCTGGCCTATGCAGCAGAGAAAACCTTAGGCGTGGCTCTCTCCGGCAATCCCTTCGCCGCCTACACCACCTTCGAGCTGATTGCCCGCCCCCTGATTGACAAGCTGGCAGGACGCGCCCCCCGCCCCTTCCCCCGTGTCAGGGCCACTCTGAAAGACGTCTTCCCCAAAGCCAGCCACGGCAGGCGCTTTATCCGCGCCCACTACGAGATAGCCACGGGCGCCGTCTCCATTCCTGGCCAGCACTCCTCCGGCTCCCTGTTCTCCGCCGTGGGCTGCAACGCACTCATTGACCTGCCTGCTGGGACGGGAAAACTCAAGGCGGGAGATAAGGTTGAAGTTCTATTGCTATGA
- a CDS encoding AbiH family protein: MITLVVGNGFDLEHGLPTQYKDFLKFLGVLKKLKGITSLSGYKDDVDLGSKFKDLATSDGLNAELVNVATEWICEDVNASMEFMLSVEANEWVGYFQTIYEENKIRGERWIDFENEISKVVKRLEEETHFLVKEKEFFYKNGLIKEFMKKRNNYTVGYKSKFVERLVKEMDDFTSFLEKYISLIEKIKLNHTSYDIEDISIKVDNLISFNYTDTFRRKYSKSVNVDFVHGKVNENNMILGTEETIENKDEISKKLLCIRFKKYFQRIYKRTGLEYKRFLSKMEKGKNIAYFFGHSLSINDGDIIKLKLRTNETGQHLCAV; this comes from the coding sequence TTGATTACATTAGTAGTGGGAAATGGATTTGATTTAGAGCACGGATTGCCAACGCAATACAAAGATTTTTTGAAGTTTTTGGGAGTGCTTAAAAAATTAAAAGGTATTACAAGTTTAAGTGGATATAAGGATGATGTAGATTTAGGATCAAAATTCAAGGATTTAGCAACAAGTGATGGGCTGAATGCTGAATTGGTAAATGTTGCAACAGAGTGGATATGTGAAGATGTTAATGCATCGATGGAATTTATGTTGTCGGTTGAAGCGAATGAATGGGTGGGATATTTTCAAACAATTTATGAAGAAAATAAGATAAGGGGGGAGAGGTGGATTGATTTTGAAAATGAGATATCGAAAGTTGTTAAAAGGTTAGAAGAGGAGACGCATTTTCTTGTTAAAGAGAAGGAGTTTTTTTATAAAAATGGTTTAATAAAAGAATTTATGAAGAAAAGAAATAACTATACTGTTGGATATAAGAGTAAGTTTGTAGAACGCCTTGTTAAAGAAATGGATGATTTTACATCATTCTTAGAAAAATATATTTCTTTGATTGAAAAAATAAAGCTTAACCATACGTCGTATGATATAGAGGATATTTCGATAAAGGTAGATAATCTTATTAGCTTTAATTACACCGATACATTTAGAAGAAAATATAGCAAAAGTGTAAATGTTGATTTTGTGCACGGAAAAGTGAATGAAAATAATATGATATTAGGAACAGAAGAAACTATAGAAAATAAAGATGAGATTAGTAAAAAATTACTATGTATAAGATTTAAGAAATATTTCCAAAGAATATATAAGAGAACAGGCTTAGAGTATAAGAGGTTTCTTTCAAAAATGGAAAAAGGAAAAAATATAGCATACTTCTTTGGTCATTCGTTATCAATAAATGATGGAGATATTATAAAACTCAAACTTCGCACAAACGAAACAGGCCAGCACCTATGTGCGGTGTAG
- the mobB gene encoding molybdopterin-guanine dinucleotide biosynthesis protein B, whose protein sequence is MNPNDLSLLIIAGGKSSRLGTDKRQLKLGDSSLLEYTLAQGKKSVFKEVFLCAEAPSPFLTELAGKYRVALLFDETQGLGPVSGLARGLASITKSWALAIAGDMPFLDLEELCRFGATLPTSELALLPVAKGRLQPLAAFYHQKTATCFQRALHGDVRKIRQVLESFPCSQREYAGSPSHFFNINTPADWRLAQGRFANLKRKVPVIAITAPASGTGKTTFIEKLLPRLRERGIRAGVIKSDSHGFNLDMEGKDSCRFSQAGAESVAVISPQGWFITQKTEQRAGFESVANKMEGIDLLLTESRSHGTLPALSLWRGKGTPLVGEDVAAIFTSEPHAEAAAIYEYNLNDIEKAVESCLFLMGR, encoded by the coding sequence ATGAACCCAAATGACCTCTCACTCCTGATAATAGCCGGGGGCAAAAGTTCCCGGCTGGGCACTGACAAGCGGCAACTGAAACTTGGTGACTCCTCCCTGCTGGAATACACTCTGGCCCAGGGCAAAAAATCCGTCTTCAAGGAAGTCTTCCTTTGTGCCGAAGCCCCCTCCCCCTTCCTCACGGAACTGGCAGGAAAATATAGGGTTGCCCTGCTCTTTGACGAGACGCAGGGGCTTGGTCCCGTGTCCGGCCTTGCCCGGGGGCTTGCTTCCATAACGAAATCATGGGCTCTGGCCATCGCAGGAGACATGCCTTTCCTGGACTTGGAAGAACTGTGCCGTTTCGGAGCCACTCTCCCAACCAGCGAACTTGCCCTTTTGCCTGTAGCCAAGGGCAGGCTTCAGCCCTTGGCAGCTTTCTATCACCAGAAAACTGCCACCTGTTTCCAAAGAGCCCTCCATGGTGACGTAAGGAAAATCCGGCAGGTGCTTGAATCCTTCCCCTGCAGCCAGCGGGAATATGCAGGCTCACCTTCTCATTTCTTCAATATCAACACCCCCGCCGACTGGCGGCTGGCACAAGGCAGGTTTGCCAATCTCAAACGCAAAGTACCTGTTATCGCCATCACCGCCCCCGCCTCCGGCACCGGCAAGACCACCTTCATAGAAAAACTCCTGCCCCGCCTCAGGGAAAGAGGCATAAGAGCAGGAGTGATCAAAAGCGACAGCCACGGCTTCAATCTGGATATGGAGGGCAAGGACAGTTGCCGCTTCTCACAGGCAGGCGCAGAAAGCGTAGCGGTGATATCACCGCAGGGCTGGTTCATTACCCAAAAGACTGAGCAGCGGGCTGGCTTTGAATCTGTTGCCAACAAGATGGAGGGCATCGACCTGCTCCTCACAGAGAGCCGCAGCCATGGCACCCTGCCCGCCCTTTCCCTCTGGCGGGGCAAGGGCACTCCCCTTGTGGGAGAAGATGTGGCCGCCATATTCACTTCTGAGCCACATGCAGAAGCAGCTGCGATTTACGAATACAATCTGAACGACATAGAAAAGGCGGTGGAATCATGTCTCTTTCTGATGGGACGATAG
- the moaA gene encoding GTP 3',8-cyclase MoaA, with protein sequence MYDNLGRRIEYVRISVTDLCNLRCRYCMPEEGVPKLRHEDILSYEEILRLVRCFAKLGARKIRLTGGEPLVRAGILDLIKEIKCIPGIEIVVLTTNGVLLPQMAEKLKAAGLDYINVSLDTLDETAFFRLTRRRDLPAVREGLKALKEAGFRHTRINCVPLRGINEADIPQLAEMARNEEINVRFIELMPVGCAYEAGLERIPMAEVRQILQSSFGTLQEAKARESLWGPAEYVRPAGFKGKLGFIDAMEHKFCSSCNRLRLTAEGFLKLCLHSSAGLDLRTLLRNGITDEDLIEAIANAARKKPAEHLFSAIEQRERDSRYMYQVGG encoded by the coding sequence ATGTACGATAACTTAGGCAGGCGCATCGAATATGTGCGCATTTCCGTCACAGACCTCTGCAACCTTCGCTGCCGCTACTGCATGCCGGAGGAAGGCGTGCCCAAGCTGCGCCATGAGGACATACTCTCCTACGAGGAAATCCTGCGGCTGGTGCGCTGCTTCGCCAAACTTGGCGCCAGGAAAATCCGCCTGACGGGAGGCGAGCCACTGGTGCGGGCAGGCATCCTTGACTTGATAAAAGAAATCAAGTGCATCCCCGGCATAGAGATTGTGGTCCTCACCACCAATGGGGTGCTGCTGCCCCAGATGGCAGAAAAACTCAAGGCAGCGGGCCTTGATTATATCAATGTCAGCCTGGACACCCTGGACGAGACCGCCTTTTTCCGCCTCACCCGCCGCCGGGATCTGCCCGCTGTCAGGGAAGGCTTGAAGGCACTGAAAGAAGCAGGCTTCCGTCATACCAGGATCAACTGCGTCCCCCTGCGGGGCATAAACGAGGCAGATATCCCCCAACTGGCAGAAATGGCAAGAAACGAAGAAATCAACGTGCGTTTCATAGAGCTGATGCCCGTGGGCTGTGCCTATGAAGCAGGACTGGAACGCATCCCCATGGCAGAAGTGCGGCAAATCCTGCAAAGCTCCTTCGGCACATTGCAGGAAGCCAAGGCCCGGGAAAGCCTCTGGGGTCCTGCCGAGTATGTCAGGCCTGCTGGTTTCAAGGGCAAGCTTGGCTTCATAGACGCCATGGAGCATAAATTCTGCTCTTCCTGCAACCGCCTGCGTCTCACCGCCGAAGGTTTCCTGAAGCTCTGCCTGCACAGTTCCGCAGGGCTGGATCTGCGGACACTTCTCCGCAATGGCATCACTGATGAAGATCTGATTGAAGCCATTGCCAATGCAGCCAGGAAAAAGCCGGCAGAGCATCTTTTCTCAGCCATTGAACAAAGGGAGCGGGACAGCCGCTATATGTATCAGGTAGGAGGCTAA
- a CDS encoding MOSC domain-containing protein, translated as MSTGNIKAICMSEKKGTIKRPVAEALFITEHGIKGDAHAGSWHRQVSFLALEEIEDFRRRGGEVEFGDFGENIVAEGIAFDQLPVGTRLKAGDVFFEITQIGKKCHSHCEIFKRVGDCIMPRKGVFARVLHGGKLKAGDTLAITEEKLPLEAAVITASDKGSKGEREDKSGDKAEAMLKEAGYTKVHRVILPDEQEELAAKMREYADMGVGLILTTGGTGFSPRDVTPEATLEVCERLAPGIPEAMRALSLKITPRAMLSRAAAGIHKRSLIVNLPGSPKAVEECLGFILPSLAHGIEILRGETGECARK; from the coding sequence ATGAGCACAGGCAATATCAAGGCAATCTGCATGAGCGAAAAGAAGGGCACCATCAAGCGACCTGTAGCAGAAGCATTATTTATCACGGAACACGGTATCAAGGGCGATGCCCACGCCGGCAGCTGGCATCGGCAGGTAAGCTTCCTGGCCCTTGAGGAAATAGAAGACTTCCGCCGCCGGGGTGGTGAGGTGGAATTCGGAGACTTTGGGGAAAATATCGTGGCAGAGGGCATTGCCTTCGACCAGCTGCCCGTGGGCACGCGGCTGAAGGCCGGAGACGTCTTCTTCGAGATTACCCAGATAGGCAAGAAATGCCACAGCCACTGCGAGATTTTCAAGCGGGTGGGCGACTGCATTATGCCGAGAAAAGGCGTTTTCGCCAGAGTGCTGCACGGAGGCAAACTGAAGGCAGGAGACACACTTGCCATCACCGAAGAAAAGCTTCCTCTGGAAGCAGCCGTCATCACCGCCAGCGACAAAGGCTCCAAGGGGGAGCGGGAGGACAAGAGCGGCGACAAGGCCGAAGCCATGCTGAAGGAAGCAGGCTACACCAAAGTCCACAGGGTCATCCTGCCAGACGAACAGGAAGAACTGGCCGCCAAGATGCGGGAATACGCAGATATGGGGGTAGGCCTCATTCTCACCACCGGCGGCACAGGCTTCTCCCCCCGGGACGTAACTCCGGAGGCCACCCTGGAGGTCTGCGAACGCCTGGCCCCCGGCATTCCCGAAGCCATGCGGGCCCTTTCCCTGAAGATCACCCCCCGGGCCATGCTGAGCCGCGCCGCCGCCGGCATCCATAAAAGAAGCCTGATTGTCAACCTGCCCGGCAGCCCCAAGGCCGTAGAAGAATGCCTGGGGTTCATTCTCCCCAGCCTTGCCCACGGCATAGAAATCCTGCGGGGAGAGACAGGGGAATGTGCGAGGAAATAA
- a CDS encoding ImmA/IrrE family metallo-endopeptidase, with product MTVARVNINPDVLMWAIEYSQRGLEAFSEKFPKLTKWLEKSERPTVKQLEDMAKFAYVPFGYLMLSEKPDIPIRKISDFRTLQNQGFIASDEYSAALRDTINIVRSRQEWLIDYKKDKDYAPVAFIGSIDRNMSDDDIVNHINKVLEIPTNWRTKISSRANALRFFVDILESKGIVIFINGVVGNDTHRPLSVSEFRGFALADKMAPVIFINGADAIAARIFTLFHEVVHLFLGQDGLDDRTEPFCNRIAAKLLVPEDLFDKGWQKYAHDFEQLEKFFKVSQLVLFRAALTYNKIDEKEYARLVKLYESTHKRISMTGSGGDFYNVAPYRVGRGFCRYVNEAINSGALTYTEAYNLLGVKGKTFAEVMRRAKEG from the coding sequence ATGACAGTGGCTCGAGTAAATATCAATCCTGATGTACTGATGTGGGCTATAGAATATAGCCAGAGAGGATTGGAGGCTTTTTCTGAAAAATTCCCTAAGCTAACTAAGTGGTTGGAAAAAAGTGAGCGGCCTACTGTTAAACAGTTGGAGGACATGGCAAAGTTTGCTTATGTTCCTTTTGGCTATTTGATGCTGTCTGAAAAACCTGATATTCCCATAAGGAAAATATCTGATTTTCGTACTCTCCAAAATCAAGGCTTTATTGCAAGTGATGAATACAGCGCTGCTTTGCGTGATACTATAAACATTGTTCGTAGTCGTCAGGAATGGTTGATTGATTATAAAAAAGATAAAGATTACGCTCCTGTAGCATTTATAGGTAGCATAGATAGAAATATGTCCGATGATGATATTGTAAATCATATAAACAAAGTATTGGAAATACCAACAAATTGGCGTACTAAGATAAGCAGCAGAGCTAATGCCTTACGTTTTTTTGTTGATATTCTTGAAAGTAAAGGAATTGTAATTTTTATCAATGGAGTAGTGGGCAATGATACCCATCGTCCTTTGAGTGTGAGTGAGTTTCGCGGCTTTGCTTTAGCAGATAAAATGGCACCTGTGATTTTTATCAATGGTGCAGATGCTATAGCAGCCAGGATATTTACTTTGTTCCATGAGGTGGTACATTTATTTTTAGGTCAAGATGGCCTTGATGACCGCACTGAACCTTTTTGTAATAGAATCGCCGCTAAATTATTAGTGCCAGAAGATTTGTTTGATAAGGGCTGGCAGAAATATGCTCATGATTTTGAGCAGTTAGAGAAATTCTTTAAGGTGAGCCAGCTTGTCCTTTTTAGGGCAGCTTTGACTTATAACAAAATAGATGAAAAAGAATATGCTAGGTTGGTTAAATTATATGAGAGTACGCATAAGAGAATCTCTATGACAGGTAGTGGAGGAGATTTTTATAATGTTGCACCATATCGTGTAGGGCGTGGTTTTTGTCGGTATGTGAACGAAGCGATTAATTCGGGAGCTTTGACTTATACGGAGGCATATAACTTGCTGGGCGTTAAGGGAAAAACCTTTGCTGAAGTAATGAGAAGGGCAAAGGAGGGATAA
- a CDS encoding restriction endonuclease subunit S: MEQRPEEGTAKELLKEIQAEKAQLIKEGKIKKSKTLPPITEEEKPFDIPEGWEWARLVDICWTIVDCPHSTPKYVQYKTDYAGIDTNCIDENGNIKQWRYVLQDDYEKRITRLTPECGDIVLTREGSIGRAAILPVGMNICLGQRVMLLRPADIETKYLRWFLMSPDTLTRLTAKQKGLGAKHINVSDICQITVPCPPLAEQQRIVAKIEEILPLIDKYDKAYTKLTDFNTRFPEAMKKSLLQYAIQGKLVEQRANEGTAQELIKDIQAEKKRLIAEKKIKKPKALPPITEEEIPFDIPEGWEWVRLGDICTYDQTKEKISKEEILPDMWSLDMEDIEKGSGKIINVEKAGNRKIAGDKVVFHKGDILYSKLRPYLQKILIAPADGICTSELVPFQCYGEVNNSYITWLLRSPYINQIVNTSSYGVKMPRVGKDTMVNILVPLPPLLEQFRIVEKIEELMPFCDDLMK; the protein is encoded by the coding sequence GTGGAACAAAGACCAGAGGAAGGAACCGCCAAAGAACTGCTCAAGGAGATACAGGCGGAGAAGGCGCAGTTGATCAAGGAAGGAAAAATCAAGAAAAGCAAGACATTGCCGCCTATCACTGAGGAAGAGAAGCCCTTTGATATTCCTGAGGGGTGGGAGTGGGCAAGGTTGGTCGATATATGTTGGACAATAGTTGATTGTCCACATTCTACGCCTAAGTATGTACAATACAAAACTGACTATGCTGGTATAGATACGAATTGCATTGATGAGAATGGAAACATAAAACAATGGAGATATGTTCTCCAAGATGATTATGAAAAGCGAATAACCCGCCTTACCCCTGAGTGTGGCGATATTGTATTAACTCGTGAGGGTTCAATAGGGCGAGCTGCGATTTTACCAGTTGGCATGAATATCTGTTTAGGTCAAAGAGTAATGCTACTTCGACCAGCTGATATAGAAACCAAATACTTAAGATGGTTTCTTATGTCTCCCGATACCTTAACGCGACTAACAGCTAAACAAAAGGGGTTAGGTGCCAAACATATTAATGTATCAGATATATGCCAAATAACAGTTCCGTGCCCTCCTTTAGCAGAGCAACAGCGCATTGTAGCCAAAATCGAAGAAATCCTGCCCCTTATCGACAAATATGATAAAGCTTACACCAAGCTGACCGACTTCAACACCCGCTTCCCGGAGGCCATGAAGAAAAGCCTGCTCCAGTACGCCATCCAGGGCAAGCTGGTGGAGCAGCGCGCCAATGAGGGCACAGCCCAAGAGCTCATCAAAGACATACAGGCAGAGAAGAAGCGGCTCATAGCCGAGAAGAAAATCAAGAAGCCCAAGGCACTGCCACCTATCACAGAAGAGGAAATCCCCTTCGATATACCGGAAGGGTGGGAGTGGGTACGACTGGGAGATATTTGTACCTATGATCAGACAAAGGAAAAGATTTCCAAGGAAGAAATCTTGCCTGATATGTGGTCACTGGATATGGAGGATATAGAAAAAGGTAGCGGAAAGATTATTAATGTAGAGAAGGCTGGCAATAGGAAAATAGCGGGGGATAAAGTTGTTTTCCATAAGGGAGATATTCTCTATAGTAAGTTGCGTCCCTATCTACAAAAGATACTCATTGCTCCAGCAGATGGGATCTGTACCTCGGAATTGGTGCCGTTCCAGTGCTATGGCGAAGTGAATAATAGTTATATAACATGGTTGTTAAGATCACCTTATATAAATCAGATTGTTAATACATCTTCGTATGGGGTCAAAATGCCAAGAGTAGGAAAAGATACTATGGTAAATATTTTAGTTCCACTACCGCCTCTATTGGAGCAGTTCCGTATTGTAGAAAAGATAGAAGAGTTGATGCCATTCTGTGATGATTTAATGAAATAG
- a CDS encoding DUF4411 family protein: protein MSYLLDTNTFITAKNTFYAYDIVPTFWRKLLDRFQVGTVKVIDAVATEVLSGNDELTDWFRKNIQKAEDFYNQSYVINAKYDEKVVAKYQAIANKIYNNPQYDESNKQKFLTVADPWIVAAACVYDDTVVTFETMAGANSRKIKIPDVCQQMDVHCVNLYEMMRNTEIKI, encoded by the coding sequence ATGAGTTATTTGCTTGATACAAATACATTTATAACTGCAAAGAATACATTTTATGCTTATGATATTGTTCCTACCTTTTGGCGTAAGCTGTTGGATAGGTTTCAGGTTGGTACAGTTAAAGTTATAGATGCTGTAGCTACGGAAGTACTCTCTGGTAATGATGAGTTAACAGATTGGTTTCGCAAAAATATACAAAAGGCAGAAGATTTTTATAACCAATCTTATGTTATTAACGCTAAATATGACGAAAAAGTTGTTGCGAAGTACCAAGCTATAGCAAATAAGATATATAATAATCCGCAATATGATGAATCAAACAAGCAAAAATTTTTAACAGTAGCTGACCCGTGGATTGTGGCAGCAGCTTGTGTATATGATGATACTGTTGTGACGTTCGAGACAATGGCGGGGGCAAATAGCAGAAAGATTAAAATTCCTGATGTTTGTCAGCAGATGGACGTGCATTGCGTGAACTTGTATGAAATGATGAGAAACACTGAGATTAAAATATAA
- the moaC gene encoding cyclic pyranopterin monophosphate synthase MoaC produces MSLSDGTIDEPKLNHFDASGQAHMVDVSPKAETLRIATATGKIKVSPQVYEAITNGTARKGDVLGVARLAGIMGAKKTSDLIPLCHPLPLTGVSVDFTLLPEECAVKAAATAKITGRTGVEMEALTAVSTALLTIYDMCKALDKGMEITDIHLEEKSGGKSGHYRRI; encoded by the coding sequence ATGTCTCTTTCTGATGGGACGATAGATGAACCAAAACTCAACCACTTCGATGCCAGCGGCCAGGCCCACATGGTTGATGTAAGCCCCAAGGCAGAAACCCTCAGGATTGCCACGGCCACAGGCAAGATAAAGGTCAGCCCCCAGGTTTACGAAGCCATCACCAATGGCACTGCCAGGAAGGGCGATGTGCTGGGGGTAGCCCGGCTGGCAGGCATTATGGGAGCAAAGAAGACCTCCGACCTCATCCCCCTCTGCCATCCCCTGCCCCTCACCGGCGTCAGCGTAGACTTCACCCTGCTGCCGGAGGAATGCGCCGTGAAGGCTGCCGCCACCGCCAAGATCACCGGACGTACCGGGGTGGAAATGGAAGCCCTCACCGCCGTCAGCACCGCCCTCCTCACCATCTACGATATGTGCAAGGCTCTGGACAAGGGCATGGAAATCACAGATATCCACCTGGAAGAAAAAAGCGGCGGCAAGAGCGGGCATTACAGGCGCATATAG